The following are encoded together in the Pseudoalteromonas piscicida genome:
- the msrA gene encoding peptide-methionine (S)-S-oxide reductase MsrA, translating into MANLQTATFGGGCFWCIDAAFRRVNGVESVQSGYAGGHTDNPTYQMICQGDSGHAEVVQLQFDANIVSFDTLLDMFFTLHDPTQLNRQGNDIGTQYRSVVFYHDKQQQQQTQDCIAQLQSQLSEKIVTEVSPAPEFYPAEHYHQDYYTENPNQGYCSVMIAPKIAKFESHFAANLKH; encoded by the coding sequence ATGGCGAATTTACAAACCGCAACTTTTGGTGGTGGTTGTTTTTGGTGTATTGACGCGGCATTTCGTCGCGTCAATGGCGTTGAGTCAGTGCAATCAGGTTACGCAGGAGGCCACACAGACAACCCAACCTATCAAATGATATGTCAAGGAGACAGTGGCCATGCAGAAGTGGTACAGCTACAATTTGATGCCAATATTGTCAGCTTTGATACTTTGCTTGATATGTTTTTTACGCTGCATGACCCAACACAGCTGAATCGCCAAGGCAACGATATTGGTACTCAGTACCGCAGTGTGGTGTTTTATCATGACAAGCAGCAACAGCAGCAAACCCAAGATTGTATTGCTCAGCTTCAAAGCCAGTTGAGTGAAAAGATAGTGACGGAGGTGAGCCCAGCCCCTGAGTTTTATCCTGCTGAGCACTATCACCAAGATTATTACACTGAAAACCCAAATCAAGGCTATTGCAGCGTGATGATTGCCCCTAAAATTGCAAAATTTGAAAGCCATTTTGCGGCAAATTTAAAGCACTAA
- a CDS encoding TonB-dependent receptor domain-containing protein, with protein sequence MLNKTALSAAIATALSFSVFADQNVEHITVTANKFEQSLESALSAITVIDRAEIEKSNVQDVVSLLDNVAGIQAVRNGGFGQSVSLFLRGNDAKHTLVLIDGVRVTDANSGDNSLTNLPLNSIERIEIIRGAKAAIYGSDAIAGVINIISREGNNNTIALTTGSNNYSKTEATVNYKKDKFSIAANAGYTHTDGYDVIEKDPEAAITKNHDRDGYYNGNAGLNVQYGDEESGIFSLRSQYSEGEGEYDSFGSDAYRFHNYTNKLAWKRRTDKFSQSASYSLGKEQNVQIGNSADDNAYVTKRSQFEYQSQYSLTEALIFTGNFTFLNEDVGDSTASFSEPERDNLSLALGGFYNDENWLAEVVLRTDDYDFHGRANTYTVAVGKQLIDGLSVKLNHGTAFRAPSLSQAFVIDSPYYLPNPNIKPEEATNNEVIVTWSGKNFRVEAAVYDNRITDKIVYQQNDKWKYIPYNVQRADFEGADFSIEIEDNFGIEHTVNASYVSAKDADTDKQLQRRARRTLTYSVSKEWENVDATLTLVHRGNRDDKVWGAEGAYTVTLPSYTLFNLAANYTFFDGFKLNGRIENLTDKRYFNATAGEAKDGSLLGYKPPGRQAYVGVSYSF encoded by the coding sequence ATGTTAAATAAAACTGCTCTAAGCGCGGCGATAGCGACGGCGCTCTCTTTTTCAGTATTTGCTGATCAAAATGTTGAACATATCACTGTTACTGCCAATAAGTTTGAACAATCTCTAGAAAGCGCATTGTCTGCCATTACGGTTATAGATCGTGCTGAAATTGAAAAAAGCAATGTTCAAGATGTCGTATCGCTACTTGATAATGTCGCTGGTATTCAAGCGGTTAGAAACGGTGGCTTTGGCCAAAGCGTGAGTTTATTCCTACGCGGTAACGATGCTAAGCATACGCTAGTGTTAATCGATGGGGTTCGAGTGACGGATGCAAACTCCGGTGATAATTCGCTCACTAATTTACCACTTAATAGTATCGAAAGAATTGAGATCATTCGTGGTGCCAAAGCTGCGATTTATGGTTCAGATGCCATTGCTGGCGTGATTAATATTATTAGTCGCGAAGGGAATAACAATACTATCGCGCTTACGACAGGGAGTAACAATTACTCCAAGACCGAAGCGACGGTGAATTACAAAAAAGACAAGTTTAGTATTGCAGCTAATGCGGGTTACACCCATACCGATGGCTATGATGTGATAGAGAAAGATCCTGAAGCTGCAATCACAAAAAACCATGACCGTGATGGATATTATAACGGTAATGCCGGTTTAAATGTGCAGTATGGGGATGAAGAAAGCGGCATTTTTAGCTTGCGTTCACAATACAGTGAAGGAGAGGGGGAGTATGACTCTTTTGGTAGTGACGCTTACCGTTTCCATAACTACACTAATAAGTTGGCGTGGAAAAGACGTACTGACAAGTTTAGCCAAAGCGCGTCATACAGCTTAGGTAAAGAACAAAATGTTCAGATCGGTAATAGCGCCGACGACAATGCTTATGTCACTAAACGCAGCCAATTTGAATATCAGTCGCAATATAGTTTAACTGAAGCTTTGATCTTCACGGGTAACTTTACCTTTTTGAATGAAGATGTTGGTGATTCTACCGCCTCTTTTTCAGAGCCTGAGCGTGATAACTTATCTTTAGCACTTGGTGGGTTTTACAATGACGAAAATTGGCTAGCAGAGGTTGTACTGAGAACGGATGATTATGATTTTCATGGTCGTGCAAACACCTATACGGTCGCTGTAGGCAAGCAACTCATAGATGGCCTGAGTGTTAAGTTAAATCATGGAACTGCTTTTAGAGCACCTTCTTTATCACAGGCATTTGTGATTGATAGTCCTTACTATTTACCTAACCCAAATATTAAGCCGGAAGAAGCTACTAATAACGAAGTTATTGTCACATGGAGCGGCAAAAACTTCCGTGTGGAAGCTGCGGTATACGATAATCGTATTACCGATAAAATCGTTTATCAGCAAAATGATAAATGGAAATATATCCCTTACAATGTTCAGCGTGCCGACTTTGAAGGTGCTGATTTTTCTATCGAAATTGAAGATAACTTTGGTATCGAGCATACGGTAAATGCGAGCTATGTGAGTGCGAAAGACGCTGACACCGACAAGCAATTGCAGCGCAGAGCGAGACGTACCTTAACTTATTCAGTCAGTAAAGAGTGGGAAAATGTCGACGCAACCCTGACCTTAGTTCATAGAGGTAATCGCGACGATAAAGTATGGGGAGCTGAAGGTGCATATACAGTGACTTTACCGTCATATACGCTGTTTAACTTAGCTGCTAACTATACGTTTTTCGATGGATTCAAGTTAAATGGCCGAATTGAAAACTTAACCGATAAGCGTTATTTCAATGCCACAGCGGGCGAAGCAAAAGATGGCTCTTTACTGGGTTATAAACCTCCAGGCAGACAAGCCTACGTTGGCGTGAGCTACAGCTTCTAA
- a CDS encoding efflux RND transporter permease subunit, translating into MRITDTAVKRPIFAIVINLLLLTFGLVAFTMLPLREYPDIETPIVSVSTNYTGASAEVVETKITQVLENRISGIEGIKSINSSSRNGSSNITIEFNIDRDIDAAANDVRERVSRALDRLPEQVRPPEVSKSNSDESPIAWFVLNSETMDTLQLSDYAQRFIVDRLAVVDGVSNVRIGGERQYAMKIWLDRKAMAARGVTSSDIEQVLRRENVELPAGEIESVDRDFSVRIARSYKTQEDFDNLVIKRGEQGYLVRLGEVAQVVLEAADDESTFRGNGKNMIGLGVVKQAKANTLEVVDNARKELEKIKRNLPQGTTIEDSYDSSIFIRESIAEVYSTLAIAMALVVLVIYIFLGNIRATLIPAVTVPVALVATFMFLLAMGYSINLLTLLALVLAIGLVVDDAIVMLENIYRRIELGEPKLLAAYRGAREVGFAIIATTLVLVAVFIPLVFMDGRIGALFTEFAFAVSAAVLFSSITALTLSPALCSKVLKPSNKENRFSQWMDRQFGRLEQGYRRVLQDNLSRRYSLIVMLALAGFTSYSLFKQIPSELTPKEDRGTFFVMMNGPEGASYENNSQNMAKIEERLLPYVDSEELSRVLIRVPGWGGQGGVAIIGMPDWDERKRSTWEVMDEISGKMQDVTDIRAFAIMRRGIGGGGNSRPIEFVLQGNDYDELAAWRDRILERARENKGLVRLDHDYKETFPQFLISIDKTKAADLGVSVSAIGQTLETMLGQRRVTTFIDRGEEYDVILKGTKADFSAPDNISDIYVKSRSDELVPLDSLITIKEEATASRLNRYNRMRAITITANLAGDYTLEQALDFLNTVAAEENDIDGAIDYKGESQLFYEGASAMTYVFILALTVTFLVLAAQFESFVHPLVIMLTVPLGLVGAMYGLFITDSTLNIYSQIGIVMLIGLSAKNGILIVEFANQLRDKGIAFEQAIVDAAAQRLRPIIMTSLTTVMSSIPLVFATGPGFESRMVIGVVIFAGVSVATILTLFVIPTAYTLLAKKTQSPEETTKRLEEQSKQHPEQEV; encoded by the coding sequence GTGAGAATCACTGATACGGCGGTTAAGCGCCCGATCTTCGCGATCGTCATTAACTTACTGCTGCTAACATTTGGCTTAGTGGCATTCACTATGCTACCTCTGCGCGAATACCCTGATATTGAAACCCCGATAGTCAGTGTAAGCACTAACTATACAGGTGCGTCAGCGGAAGTTGTAGAAACCAAGATCACCCAAGTACTAGAAAACCGGATTTCGGGGATCGAAGGTATTAAAAGCATAAACTCCAGTAGCCGCAACGGTAGCTCTAATATCACGATCGAATTTAATATCGATCGCGACATCGACGCTGCCGCAAATGATGTGCGAGAGCGCGTTTCTCGTGCGCTGGATAGATTACCAGAGCAAGTCAGGCCGCCTGAAGTATCGAAATCAAACAGCGACGAAAGCCCTATCGCTTGGTTTGTACTCAACAGCGAAACCATGGATACCTTGCAGCTTTCGGACTACGCCCAACGCTTTATCGTTGACCGCTTGGCGGTTGTTGATGGCGTATCGAATGTGCGTATTGGCGGTGAACGTCAATACGCCATGAAGATCTGGCTAGATCGAAAGGCGATGGCCGCTCGTGGGGTCACCAGTAGTGATATTGAACAAGTGCTACGTAGAGAAAACGTAGAGTTACCCGCAGGTGAAATAGAATCCGTAGACCGTGATTTTTCTGTTCGCATTGCCAGAAGTTATAAAACGCAAGAAGACTTTGACAACCTAGTGATTAAGCGTGGCGAACAAGGCTATTTGGTGCGACTTGGTGAGGTTGCGCAGGTGGTACTTGAAGCCGCTGATGACGAAAGTACCTTCCGTGGTAATGGTAAAAATATGATTGGCCTTGGCGTTGTAAAGCAAGCCAAAGCCAATACGCTAGAAGTGGTCGACAATGCCCGTAAAGAGCTTGAAAAAATAAAACGCAACCTGCCTCAAGGCACTACCATAGAAGACAGCTACGATTCTTCTATTTTTATCCGTGAGTCCATTGCTGAAGTATACAGCACACTTGCGATTGCCATGGCGTTGGTGGTACTCGTCATCTACATCTTCCTTGGCAATATCCGCGCTACGCTGATCCCTGCTGTTACCGTGCCAGTTGCCTTAGTTGCAACCTTTATGTTCTTACTGGCCATGGGATATTCTATCAACTTGCTGACACTGCTTGCACTCGTGCTTGCCATCGGCCTTGTGGTCGATGACGCCATTGTAATGCTTGAAAATATCTACCGCCGCATCGAGCTTGGCGAACCCAAGTTACTGGCAGCGTACCGTGGCGCGCGTGAAGTAGGCTTTGCCATCATTGCAACAACGCTGGTTTTGGTTGCCGTATTTATTCCCTTGGTCTTTATGGATGGTCGTATTGGTGCCCTATTTACCGAGTTTGCCTTTGCTGTTAGTGCTGCAGTGCTGTTTTCCAGTATTACCGCGTTGACCTTGTCTCCAGCCCTTTGCTCCAAAGTATTAAAACCAAGCAATAAAGAAAACCGCTTTAGTCAGTGGATGGACCGTCAATTTGGTCGACTTGAACAGGGGTATCGTCGAGTTTTACAAGACAACTTATCGCGTAGATACAGCCTGATTGTGATGTTGGCACTGGCGGGCTTTACCAGCTATAGCCTGTTTAAACAGATCCCGTCTGAACTGACACCAAAAGAAGACCGTGGTACTTTCTTCGTTATGATGAATGGCCCAGAAGGGGCAAGCTACGAAAATAACTCGCAAAATATGGCAAAAATTGAAGAGCGACTGCTTCCTTATGTAGACTCAGAGGAGCTTAGCCGCGTGCTTATTCGCGTGCCTGGTTGGGGTGGTCAAGGCGGTGTTGCGATTATCGGCATGCCAGACTGGGATGAGCGAAAACGCTCTACTTGGGAAGTCATGGATGAGATCAGCGGTAAAATGCAGGATGTTACAGATATTCGCGCCTTTGCTATTATGCGCCGTGGTATTGGCGGCGGCGGTAACTCACGCCCCATTGAGTTTGTACTGCAAGGTAACGACTATGACGAGTTGGCCGCATGGCGCGATCGCATTCTAGAACGCGCACGTGAAAATAAAGGACTGGTTCGCCTCGATCACGATTACAAAGAAACCTTCCCACAGTTTTTGATAAGCATTGATAAAACCAAAGCCGCAGACTTGGGCGTGTCGGTGAGTGCCATTGGTCAAACGCTCGAAACCATGCTGGGACAACGTCGTGTTACCACCTTTATTGACCGCGGTGAAGAATACGATGTGATCTTAAAAGGCACCAAAGCCGATTTCTCTGCCCCAGATAATATTTCTGATATTTATGTGAAATCTCGTAGCGATGAGCTAGTGCCGTTAGACAGTTTGATCACCATAAAAGAGGAGGCCACGGCTTCTCGATTAAACCGCTACAACCGTATGCGCGCAATCACTATTACAGCAAACCTCGCTGGCGACTATACACTAGAACAAGCCCTCGACTTTTTAAATACAGTTGCCGCCGAAGAAAATGATATCGACGGTGCCATCGACTACAAGGGCGAGTCGCAGCTGTTTTATGAAGGCGCGTCAGCGATGACCTATGTGTTTATTCTGGCGCTCACCGTTACGTTCTTGGTATTAGCCGCACAGTTTGAAAGCTTTGTCCATCCACTGGTTATCATGCTCACTGTACCGCTGGGTTTAGTTGGTGCGATGTATGGGTTATTTATCACCGACAGCACGCTAAACATTTATAGCCAAATTGGTATCGTGATGTTGATTGGCCTTAGTGCCAAAAACGGTATCTTAATCGTAGAATTTGCTAACCAATTGCGCGACAAAGGCATCGCCTTCGAACAAGCCATTGTTGATGCCGCAGCACAGCGGTTAAGACCTATTATTATGACCTCGCTAACGACCGTGATGAGCTCTATCCCGCTTGTGTTTGCAACAGGCCCTGGGTTCGAAAGCCGCATGGTGATCGGTGTCGTGATTTTTGCCGGTGTTAGCGTTGCCACCATTTTGACCTTGTTTGTTATCCCAACTGCCTATACTTTACTAGCTAAGAAGACGCAATCTCCAGAAGAGACAACAAAACGTCTGGAAGAGCAGTCGAAACAACATCCTGAGCAGGAGGTATAA